A single region of the Trichocoleus desertorum ATA4-8-CV12 genome encodes:
- a CDS encoding serine protease, protein MKLVSKAFTALNTVALSLGLTHFAFALDPATLYQRSSPAVVSISAPNGKSLNYGSGFIANSKGLILTNQHVVGTNKQVAIKLADGSIYSGIVVSRNAQVDLALIQIRPEKPLPSLSIQAVPPKIGQKAYAIGDPKGLERSLSDGIVSRIDGSGMIQFTATASFGSSGGPLLNEDGQVIGIVQGGNPGTNLNFAIPAAAINSLPGRRGFVAQQRQQIGYYTLASSLQFRQSNYQKGLAILNEGIRRYPNNALLYSNRGVAKSLLRDYQGAQSDYTRSIQLQPSSLAYSNRAKVYAALKQRQQALQDFTEAIKINQGWGEGNIGAAFYSRGELQNQLGNTKSAISDFKQAAKFYQQIGNSERYRAALDRITLISAQ, encoded by the coding sequence ATGAAATTGGTATCCAAGGCTTTTACAGCGCTAAACACCGTTGCGCTCTCCCTGGGTTTGACTCATTTTGCATTTGCCCTTGATCCAGCCACTCTCTATCAGCGATCGAGTCCTGCGGTGGTTTCAATCTCAGCGCCAAATGGCAAATCCTTGAACTACGGAAGTGGATTTATTGCCAATTCTAAAGGATTGATTCTAACCAATCAGCATGTAGTCGGAACGAACAAACAAGTTGCGATTAAGTTAGCAGATGGCTCCATTTATTCAGGCATTGTAGTGTCTCGGAATGCGCAAGTTGACTTAGCCCTGATTCAGATCCGCCCTGAAAAACCGCTTCCAAGTTTGAGCATTCAAGCTGTACCTCCCAAAATTGGGCAAAAAGCTTATGCGATCGGCGATCCAAAGGGCTTGGAGAGAAGCCTCAGCGATGGCATCGTCAGCCGCATCGACGGCAGTGGCATGATTCAATTTACCGCAACTGCTAGCTTTGGAAGTTCTGGTGGACCTCTGCTGAATGAGGACGGTCAAGTCATTGGGATTGTTCAAGGCGGCAATCCGGGCACCAATCTCAACTTTGCTATTCCCGCTGCTGCCATCAACAGTCTGCCAGGACGGCGAGGATTTGTGGCTCAACAACGCCAACAAATTGGATACTATACTCTGGCAAGCAGTCTTCAATTCAGACAAAGCAACTATCAGAAAGGGTTAGCGATCTTGAACGAAGGGATTCGCCGCTATCCCAATAATGCGCTTCTCTACTCCAATCGAGGCGTCGCTAAAAGCCTTCTACGAGACTACCAGGGTGCACAAAGTGACTACACCCGCTCCATCCAGCTTCAGCCATCCTCACTAGCGTACAGTAACCGAGCTAAGGTTTATGCCGCCTTAAAGCAGCGGCAGCAAGCCCTTCAAGATTTCACTGAAGCCATCAAAATCAATCAGGGTTGGGGTGAAGGCAATATTGGAGCGGCGTTTTACAGTCGTGGTGAGCTTCAGAATCAACTCGGTAACACCAAGTCCGCCATCTCAGACTTCAAACAAGCCGCCAAGTTTTATCAACAAATTGGCAATTCAGAACGCTATCGCGCTGCCCTCGATCGCATTACCTTGATCAGCGCTCAGTAG